Proteins encoded in a region of the Candidatus Eisenbacteria bacterium genome:
- a CDS encoding purine-nucleoside phosphorylase — protein sequence MSTAFPRRRAGEDAAAPFDPEAALRVIRKRTQASPRVALVLGSGLGVLAEGVAWEASIATTDLPGLPRSTVAGHSGRLLLGRWAGRTVVVAQGRSHLYEGYSAEEVTRMIRLFHGLGAKALVLTNAAGGITHRMTPGSLMLVEDQVSLQWRSPSRPGDPESDVEEEGRRALVPPGPRGLAARPTYAPDLLAKAARAAVVAGVRAERGTLGVMLGPSYETPAEIAMLERMGADAVCMSTAAEASLASSLGLPTVGISCITNRAAGKSPVPLRHAEVTGAVQAVAPALRSLLERLILALA from the coding sequence GTGAGCACGGCGTTCCCGCGGCGCCGCGCCGGGGAGGACGCCGCCGCGCCGTTCGATCCCGAGGCGGCGCTTCGCGTCATCCGCAAGCGCACGCAGGCGTCGCCACGAGTCGCGCTCGTGCTCGGGAGCGGTCTCGGCGTCCTCGCCGAGGGCGTGGCGTGGGAGGCGAGCATCGCCACCACGGACCTTCCCGGCCTTCCGAGGTCCACCGTCGCGGGACACTCCGGCCGGCTCCTCCTCGGCCGGTGGGCGGGACGGACCGTGGTCGTGGCGCAGGGACGCTCGCACCTCTACGAGGGCTACTCCGCGGAGGAGGTGACGCGGATGATCCGGCTCTTCCACGGGCTCGGCGCGAAGGCGCTCGTGCTCACGAACGCGGCCGGAGGGATCACGCACCGCATGACGCCGGGCTCGCTCATGCTCGTGGAGGACCAGGTGAGCCTCCAGTGGAGATCCCCGTCGCGCCCTGGCGATCCGGAATCGGACGTCGAGGAGGAGGGACGCCGCGCGCTCGTTCCGCCGGGCCCGCGCGGGCTGGCGGCACGGCCGACCTACGCGCCGGATCTCCTCGCCAAGGCCGCGCGCGCCGCGGTCGTCGCGGGCGTCCGCGCCGAGCGCGGCACGCTCGGCGTGATGCTCGGCCCGTCGTACGAGACGCCGGCCGAGATCGCGATGCTCGAGCGCATGGGCGCCGACGCGGTCTGCATGTCCACCGCCGCCGAGGCTTCGCTCGCGTCCTCGCTCGGGCTCCCCACCGTGGGAATCTCGTGCATCACGAACCGGGCTGCGGGAAAGAGCCCGGTCCCGCTGCGCCACGCGGAGGTCACCGGCGCGGTCCAGGCGGTGGCGCCGGCGCTTCGATCGCTGCTCGAGCGGTTGATTCTCGCGTTGGCGTAG